Below is a genomic region from Bacillota bacterium.
AAACTGGGTGATTTCCATGCCGTCGAGCCATACTTCCCACCCGGTGCCCCACGCCCCCAGAGTAGGGGCTTCCCAGTTGTCTTCGACGAACCGGATATCGTGCTCCCTCTGGTCGATGCCGATGGCGGCGAGACTTGCAAGGTAGATGTCCTGCACATCGTCGGGGCTGGGCTTGAGTATAACCTGGTATTGGTGATGCTGGAACAGCCGGTTTGGGTTCTCCCCGTACCTGCCGTCTGCCGGCCTTCGCGACGGCTGGACATATCCAACATTCCACGGATCTGGTCCCAGAACTCGAAGAAAGGTCGACGGGGCCATGGTCCCGGCACCTACCTCGATGACGTACGGCTGTTGGATGGTGACCTTCCTTTTCGCCCAGAACCCTTCGAGGGCGAGGATGAGGTCCTGGAAGTTCAATCGAATTCCCTCCCAACGAACGAGTGCAACATACTTCTCAGAATGGCAGGTCCGATAGGCCGCGAGTGAGGAGCCGCAATACGGAAGGGCTCACTCCCAACTCCATGAGGGCTGCCACAGCGAGCAGAGGGACCACAACAAGCACCAGGATGGCGGCGGACTCCGCGACTATCCTGCCGAGATCTGCCCGGGACGCCCGCCCCGCCCAGACCACCGGGGCAAAGAGGCCTATCCTGAGCCCCATCGCCTGCCCGATGAGAAATGCAGGCAATTCGAACAGCCCGTGGGGTAGCAACCCCAGCGCTACGACATGAAGAGGCATAGTGCCCCGCACCACCAGAAGCTTGGCACCTGCCCCGATGAGGACACCGTTGACCGCTATACCAAGGATCGGGACTATACCGAGGATCCACCCAAAGGCCAACGATATCAGAGTCACCTTGAGGTTGTTCCAGAACAGGATGACAACTCGCCAGCCGGGCGTCACGCTCTCCAATACTTCCTTGAGCCTCACAAGGCTGCGAAAGATCCACGGAAGGGATCCACTGGAATCCGAGAAGCCGCGGTAGCCCACGATGACACAGGTGACAAAGAGGACTGCAGCGAATACCAGGTACCGTCTGAACCCGAACAGCGCACGCGGCAGTACCCGGAGATAGAGGTTGGAGACTGCTCTCATCGGCTGTCGGCCCTCCTCCCCCGCACCAAGAAAGGCCCCCATCCCTGACTCTTCGTTCGAGGGACGAGAGCCCACGCTCCCGCAGCACCGGGCACATTCACTTGGTGATACTATAGCAAAGACTGGCTATCCTGTCAATTGGGCTGCCCCGGTTGCCCCGGCGACCCCGGTGACGGGGACTCAAGCCTCACTGAACACTTGGAAGCAAGTGCAGCAATAGCCCCCACCGCCGCCAGCTGTGGGGCCCAGATAGCCCCGACCACTCCTGCCGCCACGGGTATGTTGGCCAGCTGCGTGCCTTCCCTCTCCACCACGAGCCTGATCGATGAGCCGCGCTTGACCAGCTCAGTCACGCGATCGATCCATCCCTGGTCTTGCCCGCCCCCGCCAGTTGCCTCGCCGTCACCTTCCGCGAGCAGGTCACGCTCTGCCATGACGAGGGCCTGCACGAGGTCGCCGTCGGCAGCTTCAAGATATGCCGCAGCTTCCTCATAAGTGAGGTCTATCCTCGCCCGGAGCTGGTCAATCTTCTCTAGATCCACTTTCACCTTCCTGCCTCCCACCTATGCTGGTTATCTCCTCGATGAAATCAAGGGAGCGCAGCCTCCGCTCTACCCGGTGGTCGACGTATGCCCTGAATGCTCGGTCCAGTTCAGCTCGAGTGCCAGATCCCGGCGAGAGTGCGGGGATCCGGCGATAGTCCCACGCAAGCAGCCGCTTCGCTGTTTCACGCGCCGCGGGGGAGAACGCAACCGCGTTCACATCTCGCGTCCTGCACTTCGCACATAGAAGCCCGCCCGCCCCGGGCCCGAGCCAAGGAGCCGCTGCCTCTGGGGCCCCGCACCCGACGCATCTTTCGAGTTCGGGCTGGAATCCCATCTCCGACATGAACTTGATCTCAAAGGCACGGGTCACCATTGCCGGATCTGAGCCTTCATCAAGCGCGCGGAACGTTGCCAGGGCAAGGGAGAACAGGCTTTCGGACCGCTCGCGTTCACCGGTCATCCTGTCGATCAGCTCAGCGACGTAAGAAGCGTATGCCATCTTCTCGAGGACCGTTGTAAGGGACGGAAAACCAGGCAGCATCTCCACCTGGCTCAGGGTGTCGATATTCCGGCCCCGGAAGACCAGGAATTGACCACGGGAGAACTGCTGAGTCGACCCTGAGTGGCGGCTCCTCGTGCGTCTTGCACCCCGGGCCACCGCCTCAAACTTCCCCTCGTCAGGGCTGAGGATAGTGAGTATGCGGTCAGCCTCGCCGAAATCCCTCACCCTCAGGATGATCCCTTCGCACCGGAACAGCGACAAACCGCATCACCCTTCGGACGCGGGCCGCCTCGGTCCGCGTATAGTACGTTTCCCAATGGTCAGCTGCGGTATGCGGAAGACTTCCTGTTGTAGCGTTCTTCCTCGCTGAACACACACCCACAGTAAGGCTGGCGGTACAGGCCCATATCCACAGACATCTTAATACTCTCTCGGAACCCCGGCCGGAAGTCGAAGTAGGCAAACGCCACCCCGTTGTCCCGGGCAGCTTCCTCCCCAACCTCTCGTACAAGCTCGTGGTCCTGGTAGGGGCTGATGAGCAGTGTAGTGGTGAATGCATCGAAACCCTCTCTCGCTGCCATGGCAGCGGCGGGCATAAGCCGCATCCGGTAGCACTTTGCGCATCGGTCCCGCCCCTCCGGGCCGACCTCCTGGAGGAATTCGCGGAGCCCGTATGAATCGTCAACGAAAGCGTCGTACGCCACCATCGCGCAGTAGTCCGTGAAAGTGTCGAGTCTGTGTCGGAACTCCCGGTAAGGGTGTATGTTGGGGTTGCGGAAGTAACCCC
It encodes:
- a CDS encoding epoxyqueuosine reductase QueH encodes the protein MKILLHSCCAPCTTYCLASLRGMGHDVRGYFRNPNIHPYREFRHRLDTFTDYCAMVAYDAFVDDSYGLREFLQEVGPEGRDRCAKCYRMRLMPAAAMAAREGFDAFTTTLLISPYQDHELVREVGEEAARDNGVAFAYFDFRPGFRESIKMSVDMGLYRQPYCGCVFSEEERYNRKSSAYRS
- a CDS encoding stage II sporulation protein M; translated protein: MRAVSNLYLRVLPRALFGFRRYLVFAAVLFVTCVIVGYRGFSDSSGSLPWIFRSLVRLKEVLESVTPGWRVVILFWNNLKVTLISLAFGWILGIVPILGIAVNGVLIGAGAKLLVVRGTMPLHVVALGLLPHGLFELPAFLIGQAMGLRIGLFAPVVWAGRASRADLGRIVAESAAILVLVVVPLLAVAALMELGVSPSVLRLLTRGLSDLPF
- a CDS encoding DUF4342 domain-containing protein, whose translation is MKVDLEKIDQLRARIDLTYEEAAAYLEAADGDLVQALVMAERDLLAEGDGEATGGGGQDQGWIDRVTELVKRGSSIRLVVEREGTQLANIPVAAGVVGAIWAPQLAAVGAIAALASKCSVRLESPSPGSPGQPGQPN
- the recO gene encoding DNA repair protein RecO, producing MSLFRCEGIILRVRDFGEADRILTILSPDEGKFEAVARGARRTRSRHSGSTQQFSRGQFLVFRGRNIDTLSQVEMLPGFPSLTTVLEKMAYASYVAELIDRMTGERERSESLFSLALATFRALDEGSDPAMVTRAFEIKFMSEMGFQPELERCVGCGAPEAAAPWLGPGAGGLLCAKCRTRDVNAVAFSPAARETAKRLLAWDYRRIPALSPGSGTRAELDRAFRAYVDHRVERRLRSLDFIEEITSIGGRQEGESGSRED